A single window of Marinobacter sp. LA51 DNA harbors:
- a CDS encoding glycosyltransferase yields the protein MIFRNPLKLLFYLCLLIVIFLVGYKAYLNLFMKDFKGLHTEQVERIQRATDPESPVSFAVVGNINNSIGIFEERIVPELNNSGIDFMVSAGNAVSGGGEDKYRALYGSLGHLDIPYLLTFGAHEYEDFGSFRFYDHFGPHFFSILAGNSRLIFLDSTGKTPWQWQIRWLNDLLAQDSSKARILFIGHPPMEPEANAPFDQRSDYLQPPEFRSALMREIKRHGIDLVFSANLSLYSEATSDDTTFITTGGAGGLVLNNDTSFYHFVKVNVDADGNASHSLERLQVGQHEILKQLESFWFFIYSLIYSGYLNFILLLAVFVAITIKLYTAIFIGKDYYPDYDLDPSPWLQKSLRVTMFTNNYLPFIGGVPISIERLRRGLVELGDKLLIVAPRYKDQPENEDQVVRVPSLLAMGEKREFRLANIFLARIRKAVKAFRPDIIHLHHPFWLGSLGLFMARTLKVPAIYTYHTRLEHYAHFVPLPGMLFRNLISHALIKRFANKCDGVIVPTYSTEEYLRMIGVKTPTYVQPTGIEYQRFQDVNEDDIQRLREQLGLSNEKVFVSVSRLSNEKNIDFMIEAIDSLRSETDVPFRFLMIGDGHQRDRLKQKIDDLGLQEHFTLVGAVPPDEMATWYRLGDAFLFASKSETQGMVILEAMAAGLPVVAVRSSGIEDVVRHGHNGFKTPERQDKWIQAVKRLLEEDSLREELAKQALEFAEEFSVGQFATDVRTIYASTLALAEKRKNRHWDS from the coding sequence ATGATCTTCCGAAACCCACTGAAACTGCTGTTCTATCTGTGCCTGCTGATCGTTATTTTTCTGGTCGGCTACAAGGCCTACCTCAACCTGTTCATGAAGGACTTCAAGGGCCTGCATACGGAACAGGTGGAACGTATTCAGCGCGCCACCGATCCCGAATCACCGGTCAGTTTCGCGGTGGTGGGCAACATCAACAACTCCATCGGCATCTTCGAGGAACGAATTGTTCCTGAGTTGAATAACTCCGGCATCGATTTCATGGTGTCTGCGGGCAACGCGGTCAGCGGTGGTGGTGAGGACAAGTACCGTGCGCTGTATGGCAGCCTGGGGCACTTGGACATTCCCTACCTGCTGACATTTGGAGCGCACGAGTACGAGGACTTCGGCAGCTTCCGGTTTTACGATCATTTCGGGCCCCATTTTTTCAGCATCCTGGCGGGCAACAGCCGGCTGATCTTCCTGGACAGCACCGGCAAAACGCCGTGGCAGTGGCAGATTCGCTGGCTCAATGACCTGCTGGCCCAAGACAGCTCCAAGGCCCGGATTCTGTTCATTGGCCACCCGCCCATGGAGCCAGAGGCGAACGCACCCTTCGATCAACGCAGTGACTACCTGCAGCCTCCGGAATTCCGCAGCGCACTGATGCGGGAGATCAAGCGTCACGGTATTGATCTGGTGTTCTCGGCCAACCTGTCGCTCTATTCCGAGGCCACCAGCGACGACACCACCTTCATCACCACCGGCGGCGCCGGTGGCCTGGTGCTGAACAACGACACCAGCTTTTACCACTTCGTGAAGGTGAACGTGGATGCCGATGGCAACGCCAGCCACTCCCTGGAACGGCTGCAGGTGGGCCAACACGAGATCCTGAAGCAGCTGGAAAGTTTCTGGTTTTTCATCTACTCGCTGATCTACTCCGGCTACCTGAATTTCATCCTGCTGCTGGCCGTGTTTGTCGCCATCACCATCAAGCTCTACACCGCGATCTTTATCGGCAAGGACTACTATCCCGATTACGATCTGGACCCTTCGCCCTGGCTCCAGAAGTCGTTACGGGTGACGATGTTCACCAACAACTACCTGCCGTTTATTGGTGGCGTGCCCATCTCCATTGAACGTCTGCGCCGGGGCCTGGTTGAGCTGGGCGACAAGCTCCTCATCGTCGCCCCGAGGTACAAGGACCAACCGGAAAACGAGGACCAGGTAGTGCGCGTACCTTCGCTGCTGGCCATGGGTGAAAAGCGGGAATTCCGACTGGCCAATATTTTCCTGGCTCGCATCCGCAAGGCGGTAAAAGCGTTCCGTCCGGACATTATTCACCTGCATCACCCGTTCTGGCTCGGCTCCCTGGGGCTATTCATGGCGCGTACCTTGAAGGTGCCCGCCATTTACACCTATCACACCCGGCTGGAGCATTACGCCCACTTCGTACCCCTTCCCGGCATGCTGTTCCGTAACCTGATCTCCCATGCCCTGATCAAGCGCTTCGCCAACAAGTGCGACGGTGTGATCGTGCCGACCTACTCCACGGAAGAATACCTGCGCATGATCGGCGTGAAGACCCCCACCTATGTTCAGCCCACGGGCATTGAGTACCAGCGCTTTCAGGACGTGAATGAAGACGACATTCAGCGCTTGCGGGAACAGCTCGGGCTGAGCAATGAGAAGGTGTTCGTCAGCGTGTCCCGGCTCTCGAACGAGAAGAACATCGACTTCATGATTGAGGCCATCGACAGCCTCCGCTCGGAGACCGATGTGCCATTCCGGTTCCTGATGATTGGCGACGGCCACCAGCGTGACCGGCTCAAACAAAAAATCGATGACCTTGGCCTGCAGGAGCATTTCACTCTGGTGGGCGCGGTGCCACCGGATGAGATGGCAACCTGGTATCGCCTGGGTGATGCCTTCCTGTTTGCTTCAAAATCAGAAACCCAGGGCATGGTAATTCTGGAGGCCATGGCTGCCGGACTGCCGGTGGTGGCGGTTCGCTCCAGTGGTATAGAAGACGTGGTTCGGCACGGCCACAACGGCTTCAAGACGCCGGAGCGGCAGGACAAGTGGATTCAGGCCGTGAAGCGGCTGCTGGAAGAAGACAGCCTGCGCGAGGAACTGGCAAAACAGGCACTGGAATTTGCGGAAGAGTTTTCGGTGGGACAGTTTGCCACGGACGTTCGCACCATTTACGCCAGTACCCTGGCGCTGGCCGAAAAGAGGAAAAACCGACACTGGGATAGTTAG
- a CDS encoding DUF481 domain-containing protein translates to MELRKAVAVALIGAAPLAQVSAEDKVGAEFELGVLMTSGNTEETNFNSRFAITQESRRWRNGAELSARHTEAEDETTAEQYKAEGETNYKFDERQYWFLRGSWEDDRFSGYAFESSITAGYGNRLWESGKRSFWSVSTGMGYRYNRLDEPDDEGNEKEDSVIARFATQLDYALSDRALFRQKLSTEVGLEENNTISESETALQANVVGNLSMKTAFRVKHVSDPPEGKERTDTETAITLLYTF, encoded by the coding sequence ATGGAGCTCAGAAAAGCAGTCGCGGTTGCATTAATCGGGGCTGCGCCGCTGGCCCAGGTAAGCGCCGAGGACAAAGTGGGCGCAGAGTTCGAGTTGGGTGTGCTGATGACGTCCGGCAACACCGAGGAAACCAACTTTAATAGCCGGTTCGCGATTACTCAGGAATCCAGGCGCTGGCGGAATGGCGCCGAGTTGAGTGCCCGGCACACCGAGGCCGAGGACGAAACTACAGCCGAGCAATATAAAGCCGAAGGCGAGACCAACTACAAGTTCGATGAACGGCAGTACTGGTTTCTGCGCGGCTCCTGGGAAGATGATCGTTTTTCCGGTTACGCCTTCGAGTCGTCAATCACCGCCGGTTACGGTAACCGGCTCTGGGAATCCGGCAAACGCTCATTCTGGAGTGTCTCGACCGGTATGGGTTACCGATACAACCGCTTGGATGAGCCGGATGATGAAGGTAACGAGAAGGAAGACTCGGTCATCGCCCGTTTCGCCACGCAACTGGATTATGCTCTCTCAGACCGTGCCTTGTTTCGTCAGAAACTCAGCACGGAAGTAGGTCTGGAGGAAAACAACACCATCAGTGAGTCGGAGACCGCCTTGCAGGCGAACGTGGTTGGCAACTTGTCCATGAAAACCGCGTTCCGGGTGAAGCACGTTTCCGATCCGCCTGAGGGTAAGGAGCGGACGGACACGGAAACGGCGATTACTCTGCTATACACCTTCTAA
- a CDS encoding rhodanese-related sulfurtransferase, whose protein sequence is MSNDVVVCALYKFAVLNDYKTLRQPLLDLMLEKDVHGTLLLAREGINGTIAGSREGVDTIKAWLGNDERFDGIDYKESFVDIQPFKRTKVKLKKEIVTMGVEGIDPKRTVGTYVDPKEWNNLISDPDVVLVDTRNQYEVEIGTFQNAVNPATDTFREFPAYVKQNLDPSKHKKVAMFCTGGIRCEKSTAYLKEQGFDEVYHLQGGILKYLEEVPEEQSLWQGECFVFDDRVTVNHSLERGDYDQCHACRRPITEDDKQRPEFEQGVSCHQCIDTLTEEQKARFAERERQMRLAEQRGETHVGGEAARIIEERKARKKAERQQHAQKSQAGETAQNT, encoded by the coding sequence ATGAGCAATGACGTTGTTGTCTGCGCGCTGTATAAGTTCGCAGTCCTGAATGATTACAAGACCCTTCGTCAGCCGTTGCTGGACCTGATGCTTGAGAAAGACGTGCACGGCACCCTGTTGCTGGCACGGGAAGGCATTAACGGCACCATTGCCGGAAGCCGCGAGGGCGTTGATACCATCAAGGCTTGGCTCGGTAACGACGAGCGTTTCGACGGCATCGATTACAAAGAATCCTTTGTTGATATCCAGCCGTTCAAGCGCACCAAGGTGAAGCTCAAGAAAGAGATTGTCACCATGGGCGTTGAGGGCATCGACCCGAAGCGTACCGTTGGTACTTACGTCGATCCCAAAGAGTGGAACAACCTGATTTCGGATCCGGACGTGGTGCTGGTGGATACCCGAAACCAGTACGAAGTGGAGATCGGCACCTTTCAGAATGCCGTAAACCCGGCCACCGATACCTTCCGTGAGTTCCCGGCGTACGTGAAGCAGAATCTGGATCCTTCCAAGCACAAGAAGGTGGCCATGTTCTGCACCGGCGGCATTCGCTGTGAAAAATCCACCGCGTACCTGAAAGAACAGGGCTTTGATGAGGTGTACCACCTGCAAGGCGGCATCCTGAAGTACCTGGAAGAGGTGCCGGAAGAGCAGAGTCTGTGGCAGGGTGAGTGTTTTGTATTTGATGATCGGGTTACCGTGAATCATTCGCTTGAACGTGGTGATTACGATCAGTGCCACGCCTGCCGTCGGCCGATTACCGAAGACGACAAGCAGCGTCCGGAGTTCGAGCAGGGTGTCAGCTGCCACCAGTGCATCGATACCCTGACGGAAGAACAAAAAGCCCGCTTCGCCGAGCGTGAGCGCCAGATGCGTCTGGCCGAGCAGCGTGGTGAAACCCACGTGGGTGGCGAGGCGGCGCGCATCATCGAAGAGCGCAAGGCCCGAAAAAAGGCCGAGCGCCAGCAACACGCCCAGAAAAGCCAGGCCGGCGAAACTGCCCAGAATACGTGA
- a CDS encoding YbgA family protein, with protein sequence MSQIPVGISTCLLGKEVRHDGGHKHSRYCTQVLSKHFEFRSICPELEAGLGVPRPAIHLREYPEGMRIIETKGQADHTAAMEGFIDDVIPTLSNLRGYILMAKSPSCGMERIKVHNENGQVTRRDGRGMFADALLKAYPLMPVEEEGRLNDNMIRENFIERVFAYDDWMQNVAGEQLSAKALINFHTRHKFQLLAHSEKIYRQLGPMLGDLKSEPLESIADRYIHLFMEAMSKKVSRGSHINAMQHLLGYLKDAMGEEDRKVMLEQMDAYHRGEVPLVVPMTLLRMAQRREPVDYLSAQQYLTPYPDELGLRNNV encoded by the coding sequence GTGTCCCAGATTCCCGTTGGTATCAGCACCTGCCTGCTGGGCAAGGAAGTCCGCCATGATGGTGGCCACAAGCACTCCCGCTACTGCACTCAGGTACTGTCCAAGCACTTCGAATTCCGGTCCATCTGCCCGGAGCTGGAAGCCGGACTGGGTGTGCCCCGCCCTGCCATCCACTTGCGGGAATACCCGGAAGGCATGCGAATCATCGAGACCAAGGGGCAGGCGGACCACACCGCCGCCATGGAAGGGTTTATCGATGACGTCATCCCCACCCTTTCAAACTTGCGCGGCTATATACTGATGGCGAAATCTCCCAGCTGCGGCATGGAGAGAATCAAGGTCCATAACGAAAACGGCCAGGTCACCCGCCGCGACGGCCGCGGCATGTTTGCCGATGCGCTCTTAAAGGCCTACCCGCTGATGCCGGTGGAAGAAGAGGGCCGCCTGAACGACAACATGATTCGCGAAAACTTCATCGAACGGGTGTTCGCCTACGATGACTGGATGCAGAATGTCGCCGGCGAGCAGCTTAGCGCCAAGGCTCTGATCAACTTCCACACCCGTCACAAGTTCCAGTTACTGGCCCACTCCGAAAAGATTTACCGACAGCTTGGCCCCATGCTCGGCGACCTGAAATCAGAACCGCTGGAAAGCATTGCCGACCGCTATATCCATCTGTTCATGGAAGCCATGAGCAAGAAAGTCAGCCGTGGTTCGCACATCAATGCCATGCAGCATCTGCTGGGGTATCTGAAAGACGCCATGGGCGAGGAAGATCGGAAGGTCATGCTGGAACAGATGGACGCATACCACCGCGGCGAGGTCCCATTGGTAGTGCCCATGACGTTGCTACGCATGGCCCAGCGCCGGGAACCGGTGGATTACCTGAGCGCCCAACAGTACCTGACCCCTTACCCGGATGAGCTGGGGCTGCGCAACAACGTCTGA
- a CDS encoding DsbA family protein: MGEAKRRKETGAPAPRKASNKPLYIGVALLVLAAVVLGLFFLTAQPEPTSDELPVAGANADPFPAELDQYGVSVGPEDAPVVVREFADYQCPACGRFSDASQKLKQQYVDSGKVRFVFFDLPLQQHQNAMPAAMAARCAGDQNGYWDMHDQLFDAQTEWSSSGDPVETFSRYAGDLGLDERRFRRCMTTELHREDVEQSRRVAMQLRVSSTPTVLVDNIRLSRPGWGQLSAVVERELNSAAQ; the protein is encoded by the coding sequence ATGGGTGAAGCCAAACGTCGCAAGGAAACCGGCGCGCCTGCGCCTCGTAAAGCAAGCAACAAGCCTCTGTATATCGGGGTGGCCTTGCTGGTCCTGGCGGCTGTTGTATTGGGACTGTTCTTTCTCACTGCACAGCCGGAGCCCACGTCTGACGAGCTGCCGGTGGCCGGCGCCAATGCCGATCCGTTCCCGGCAGAACTGGACCAGTACGGTGTCTCTGTAGGGCCGGAGGACGCTCCGGTGGTGGTGCGCGAGTTTGCTGATTATCAGTGTCCGGCCTGTGGCCGTTTCTCAGACGCCAGCCAGAAGCTGAAACAGCAGTACGTGGATTCGGGTAAGGTGCGGTTCGTGTTTTTTGACCTGCCCCTGCAGCAACACCAGAACGCCATGCCAGCGGCGATGGCAGCTCGATGTGCAGGCGATCAGAACGGTTACTGGGACATGCACGACCAGCTGTTTGATGCCCAGACCGAATGGAGCAGCTCAGGCGATCCGGTGGAAACCTTCAGCCGATATGCCGGCGACCTGGGTCTGGACGAGCGGCGTTTTCGTCGGTGCATGACCACCGAACTGCACCGTGAAGACGTTGAGCAGAGCCGTCGCGTGGCCATGCAGCTGCGGGTCAGCAGTACCCCAACGGTACTCGTAGACAACATTCGCCTGTCTCGTCCCGGTTGGGGCCAGCTGTCGGCGGTAGTTGAGCGCGAGCTGAACAGCGCGGCACAATAA
- a CDS encoding lysylphosphatidylglycerol synthase transmembrane domain-containing protein: protein MSDVAESDYSKQTSWRRLAVFSLIFIAMTAAGLYAVYDQFAERSLTFDPRLIAPTTLLMVGLLLLVYFVSDGLRLYFTLRALGHRLPLKVMFRLVFINLFFSNVTPMATGGGFAQIWYLHRHGVPMGRATAATTIRTVLAVMFIFTLTPIFLLTLRALKDHTITGSIGVALAIFIFIYLAFFAVLLFRTHWLIAPLTQILVTLHRFHLISDARHRRWQFKARREMLRFSDSFGDYLKGQPLYVGLSVLFTALFLLSLFSFPALLMYSLGYTVDYLVSLGLLVVTTFVMYFSPTPGASGISEGVFGSFFRDILSGNHLVLVTVSWRLLTIYLGMIIGLIVLQRELIKDRRKPE from the coding sequence ATGAGCGACGTAGCCGAAAGCGATTACTCGAAACAAACGTCCTGGCGGCGACTCGCAGTCTTCAGCCTGATCTTTATCGCCATGACCGCTGCCGGCCTGTACGCGGTTTACGACCAGTTTGCCGAGCGCAGCCTTACTTTCGATCCGCGCCTCATTGCGCCCACCACGCTGCTGATGGTCGGGCTGCTGTTGCTGGTTTACTTTGTGTCCGATGGACTGCGGCTGTATTTCACCCTGCGCGCCCTGGGGCACCGGCTGCCGCTCAAGGTGATGTTCCGGCTGGTGTTCATCAACCTGTTCTTCTCCAACGTGACACCCATGGCCACCGGCGGCGGTTTTGCCCAAATCTGGTACCTGCACCGGCACGGCGTGCCCATGGGCCGGGCAACGGCCGCCACCACCATCCGCACAGTGCTGGCCGTGATGTTCATCTTCACACTGACCCCGATCTTCCTGCTGACACTCCGGGCCCTGAAAGACCACACGATCACCGGCTCCATTGGTGTTGCACTGGCGATTTTCATCTTTATCTATCTGGCCTTTTTCGCGGTACTGCTGTTCCGCACTCACTGGTTGATCGCACCCCTGACCCAGATCCTGGTGACCCTGCACCGCTTCCACCTGATCAGCGATGCCCGACACCGGCGCTGGCAGTTCAAGGCACGCCGGGAGATGCTCCGGTTCTCCGACAGCTTTGGTGATTACCTGAAGGGCCAGCCGCTGTATGTAGGCCTGTCGGTCCTGTTCACCGCTCTGTTCCTGCTCAGCCTGTTCAGTTTCCCTGCCCTGTTGATGTACAGCCTGGGTTACACCGTTGATTATCTGGTCTCTTTGGGGCTGCTGGTCGTAACCACCTTCGTCATGTATTTTTCACCCACACCTGGGGCTTCCGGTATTTCCGAAGGTGTATTTGGAAGCTTCTTTCGGGATATTCTGTCGGGCAACCATCTGGTGCTGGTCACCGTAAGCTGGCGCCTGCTTACCATATACCTGGGCATGATCATCGGACTGATTGTGCTGCAGAGGGAACTCATTAAAGACCGCAGGAAACCGGAATGA